One Bartonella sp. TP genomic window carries:
- a CDS encoding ribonucleotide-diphosphate reductase subunit beta has protein sequence MLFDKQIARKPNHYPWTKDFIQAMWDGFWNARKFTFNSDVNDFRIEMNEQERQIVSRCLAAIAQIEVQVKKFWARLGDNLPHPSIDSMGMVMAHVEEIHNDAYEKLLDCLGMSNIFEENLSVPALSGRLKYLTKHNEKIYGDDKKQYIYSLILFTLFTENVSLFSQFYIILWFNRFQNQLKDAAQQVKYTRNEELLHAQVGMRLINTLRQEYPQYFDKDLEDKVKEECFEAYKAECKLVDWMLGDYSKPHLNKDILKTFVAMRLNESLVGVGYAPLFTIDSELETETFWMTEGLLAPPKVDFFHGEPITYTQADSSDEDDF, from the coding sequence ATGCTATTTGACAAACAGATCGCGCGCAAACCGAATCATTACCCTTGGACCAAGGATTTTATTCAGGCCATGTGGGACGGATTTTGGAACGCTAGAAAATTCACCTTTAACAGCGATGTCAATGATTTTCGCATAGAGATGAACGAGCAAGAGCGCCAGATTGTTTCGCGCTGCTTGGCTGCTATAGCACAGATAGAAGTGCAGGTTAAAAAATTCTGGGCTCGGCTTGGCGACAATCTGCCCCACCCCTCTATCGACAGTATGGGCATGGTTATGGCGCATGTAGAAGAAATTCACAATGACGCTTATGAAAAGCTGCTAGATTGCCTTGGCATGTCAAATATTTTTGAAGAAAATTTGAGTGTTCCCGCGCTGAGCGGTAGATTAAAATATCTTACCAAACATAATGAAAAAATCTATGGCGATGACAAAAAACAATACATATATTCATTAATATTGTTCACACTTTTTACAGAAAATGTTAGTCTTTTTAGCCAATTTTATATAATATTATGGTTCAATAGATTTCAGAATCAGTTAAAAGATGCTGCTCAGCAGGTAAAATATACGCGTAATGAAGAGTTGTTGCACGCGCAAGTAGGGATGAGGCTCATAAACACCTTGCGCCAAGAATATCCACAATATTTCGACAAGGATTTAGAAGATAAAGTTAAAGAAGAATGTTTCGAAGCGTATAAGGCCGAATGCAAGCTAGTTGACTGGATGCTAGGCGATTATAGCAAGCCACATTTGAATAAGGATATATTAAAAACTTTTGTAGCTATGCGGCTAAATGAAAGCTTGGTTGGTGTAGGCTATGCGCCATTATTTACGATAGATAGCGAGCTAGAGACAGAAACATTTTGGATGACAGAAGGGTTGCTGGCTCCGCCTAAAGTAGATTTTTTCCATGGCGAGCCCATCACCTATACGCAAGCAGATAGCAGCGACGAAGACGATTTTTAA
- a CDS encoding response regulator transcription factor, producing the protein MAKRVNLALLGSNAAALDPLRMTLEGVEWEVSTYTDSAILLEDLVEMLIDMVVYFDDSVDLNMDIIGPLRRVSTVPLVVITTKTDEMDEVLMLKLGVDMVVTLPYAQRLLLERINAVLRRVKYEQEKCNGVLNAADDEIIQRGALLLDKARYLCKWKGQEVALTTLEFALISALARRPGIVKTRDALLTEIHTDDPYVEDRAIDSLIKRLRYKFKQVDENFENVETVYGAGYRYNLE; encoded by the coding sequence ATGGCAAAGAGGGTTAATCTAGCGTTATTGGGGTCTAATGCCGCGGCATTAGATCCGCTAAGAATGACATTAGAAGGTGTTGAATGGGAAGTTTCTACTTATACCGATAGCGCAATATTGCTAGAAGATTTGGTAGAAATGCTTATAGATATGGTAGTGTATTTTGATGATTCGGTAGACCTTAATATGGATATTATTGGGCCATTGCGGCGCGTTTCAACAGTGCCCTTGGTGGTTATAACGACCAAAACTGACGAGATGGATGAAGTTTTGATGCTAAAATTGGGTGTAGATATGGTGGTAACTCTGCCCTATGCCCAGCGTCTATTGCTAGAGCGCATAAATGCGGTGTTGCGCCGGGTGAAATATGAGCAAGAAAAATGTAATGGTGTTTTAAATGCCGCTGATGATGAAATTATACAGCGTGGCGCGCTATTGTTAGACAAAGCACGCTATTTGTGTAAGTGGAAAGGCCAAGAGGTAGCGCTAACCACTTTGGAATTTGCGCTGATTAGCGCTTTGGCTAGGCGGCCGGGTATAGTAAAAACGCGTGATGCCTTGCTTACCGAGATTCATACTGACGACCCCTATGTCGAAGACCGGGCCATAGATAGCCTTATTAAACGCCTGCGGTATAAATTTAAGCAAGTTGATGAGAATTTTGAAAATGTAGAAACGGTTTATGGTGCTGGCTATCGTTATAATCTTGAATAG
- a CDS encoding ABC transporter ATP-binding protein, with product MSARLAKEDRKLLLRLFSENVGANLALYLKAIISMVVIAGTTALSAWMMRHIINDLLLVPKLKHIVTVASGVVAIFVVKGLASYFQLYYLSRAGNRVIAAQQSKIYAKIVNQDASFFHKNIGADLIMRVTTSAAQARGVIDLLISSYIRDLLTLLALIVVMIYSNYLLSLIAIILGPAIYGLVRKGLEKIRQLAADEMAYFSQIIQVMQETTRGIRVIKAFGLEKLMVARMDEAILAVENKSNRIAKLRALTSPVMETMAGFTIALVVAISGYLVLQNHGTPGDLMAFITAVLLAYEPAKRLANSAGNLTAQLTGVRVMFNILDEPVALAQSAKATAIPMITANSPAIELKAVDFAYGPSSALVLHDINIKIPKNSLTAIVGPSGSGKSTLVNLLLRLYDPNSGQILINGQDIKEASFASLRQKIAYVGQDVFLFHGDIKYNIGLGRPQASMAEIITAAKQAGAHEFIMNLPEQYETMLVDNARSLSGGQAQRIALARAILHQGEIILVDEATSALDALSERLVVQTLSEMVKQHTVIAIAHRFSTIAKADNIIVLDRGRIVEQGTKAELLAQEDGLFKQLHAAQFKIAMAESA from the coding sequence ATGTCAGCGCGTTTAGCAAAAGAAGACCGAAAACTATTACTACGATTATTTAGCGAAAATGTGGGCGCCAATTTAGCTTTATACCTCAAAGCCATAATCAGTATGGTGGTTATTGCGGGCACTACCGCGCTGAGCGCTTGGATGATGCGTCATATTATCAATGATTTGCTGCTGGTTCCTAAATTGAAGCATATTGTGACTGTTGCTTCTGGCGTTGTAGCGATTTTTGTTGTAAAAGGCCTGGCCAGTTATTTTCAGCTTTATTATTTAAGCCGCGCTGGCAACCGCGTTATTGCCGCTCAGCAGAGCAAAATATATGCTAAAATTGTGAATCAAGACGCTTCGTTTTTTCACAAAAATATCGGTGCAGACCTAATAATGCGCGTAACCACCAGCGCTGCGCAAGCGCGCGGGGTAATCGATTTGCTAATTTCTAGCTATATTCGCGATTTACTAACTTTGCTAGCCTTAATCGTGGTAATGATATATAGCAATTATCTGCTAAGCCTGATTGCCATAATTTTGGGCCCAGCCATCTATGGCCTGGTGCGCAAAGGGCTAGAAAAAATCCGCCAGCTGGCCGCCGATGAAATGGCCTATTTCAGCCAAATCATCCAAGTAATGCAAGAAACCACGCGAGGCATAAGGGTTATAAAGGCTTTTGGCCTAGAAAAACTAATGGTAGCGCGCATGGATGAAGCGATTCTAGCCGTAGAAAATAAATCTAATAGAATCGCCAAGCTACGTGCCCTTACCAGCCCAGTAATGGAAACCATGGCTGGCTTTACCATTGCTTTGGTTGTTGCCATAAGCGGCTATTTAGTATTGCAGAATCATGGCACGCCGGGGGATTTAATGGCCTTTATAACGGCCGTATTGCTAGCTTACGAGCCCGCAAAACGCCTGGCAAACAGTGCTGGCAATTTAACTGCGCAGCTAACTGGTGTACGCGTGATGTTTAATATATTAGACGAGCCAGTGGCCCTGGCGCAGTCGGCCAAGGCCACAGCGATTCCTATGATTACAGCAAATAGTCCCGCCATTGAGCTAAAAGCAGTAGATTTTGCCTATGGCCCTAGCTCTGCCCTGGTATTGCATGATATTAATATAAAAATTCCAAAAAACTCTCTAACCGCTATAGTTGGGCCCTCTGGCTCTGGCAAATCGACCCTTGTGAATTTATTATTACGGCTTTATGATCCTAATTCTGGTCAGATTTTAATAAATGGCCAAGATATAAAAGAAGCTAGCTTTGCTTCGTTGCGACAAAAAATAGCTTATGTTGGCCAAGATGTTTTTCTTTTTCATGGTGACATCAAATATAATATCGGCCTAGGGCGACCCCAAGCTAGTATGGCCGAAATTATCACCGCAGCAAAGCAAGCTGGCGCCCATGAATTTATTATGAACCTACCAGAGCAATATGAAACAATGCTGGTGGATAATGCCAGAAGCCTTTCGGGCGGGCAAGCACAGCGCATAGCCTTGGCGCGGGCTATATTACATCAGGGCGAGATTATATTGGTAGATGAGGCAACCTCGGCACTAGACGCTTTATCCGAGCGCCTGGTGGTACAAACCCTAAGCGAAATGGTCAAGCAACATACGGTAATAGCCATAGCTCATCGCTTTAGTACTATCGCAAAAGCCGATAATATCATCGTGCTTGATCGAGGCAGAATCGTAGAGCAAGGCACCAAAGCAGAATTGCTAGCACAAGAAGACGGCTTATTCAAGCAACTACACGCCGCACAGTTTAAAATAGCTATGGCCGAAAGCGCCTAG